In the Planctomycetota bacterium genome, ACCCTCGACTGACCCGGTGGTTCCCGATGCAACTCGCCCGGATCATCGGCACGGCGACGGCGACGGTGAAGCACCGCTCGCTGGCGGGCACGCGCCTCCTCGTGGTGCAGCCGTTGTTGGCCGATCGACGGGGATTCGACGGCGATCCGCAGCTGGCGATCGACCTGGTCCATGCCGCCGTCGGCGACCTGGTGGTGATCACCAGCGACGGCCGCCTGCTCCGTGAACGCCTCGGCTCC is a window encoding:
- a CDS encoding ethanolamine utilization protein EutN; this translates as MQLARIIGTATATVKHRSLAGTRLLVVQPLLADRRGFDGDPQLAIDLVHAAVGDLVVITSDGRLLRERLGSDTTPARWSTIGLVDATA